In one Pseudodesulfovibrio tunisiensis genomic region, the following are encoded:
- the nuoH gene encoding NADH-quinone oxidoreductase subunit NuoH produces the protein MNAYIPQLIHLIIAIVACMLWLALNALLLVYCERKFAGHIQRRPGPFEVGPHGILQPLIDGVKLMCKQLVTPDGADPYLYWLAPMLSMLPVMLLYMPIPYGPVLTGLEVNLGLLLILAFSGFNVLALLLAGWGSNNKWGILGAARAVAQSVAYEIPLLLSVLAIAFMTGTLNMSEITAQQGAWPWQWNVVTQPLAFIVFMVSMFGETNRAPFDLAEAESELTAGFHTEYSSMGFGLFFMAEYGYMVVICSVCSVLFLGGFKGPIMDGWWWMLLKTYALLFVMIWARWTFPRVRFDQLLNINWKWLLPLATFNLLATAFIMKL, from the coding sequence ATGAACGCATACATACCGCAACTCATTCATCTGATCATCGCCATTGTCGCCTGCATGCTGTGGCTGGCGCTGAACGCCTTGCTGCTGGTCTACTGCGAACGCAAGTTCGCGGGGCATATCCAGCGCAGACCCGGTCCCTTCGAGGTCGGACCCCACGGCATTCTCCAGCCGCTCATCGACGGCGTGAAGCTCATGTGCAAGCAGCTTGTCACTCCGGATGGGGCCGATCCCTATCTGTACTGGCTTGCTCCGATGCTTTCCATGCTTCCGGTCATGCTGCTTTACATGCCCATCCCCTACGGTCCGGTTCTGACCGGTCTGGAAGTGAACCTCGGGCTGCTGCTGATACTGGCCTTTTCCGGATTCAACGTGCTGGCCCTGCTTCTGGCGGGCTGGGGCTCCAACAACAAGTGGGGCATCCTCGGTGCGGCCCGCGCCGTGGCACAGTCCGTGGCCTACGAGATTCCGCTTCTGCTGTCGGTTCTGGCCATTGCCTTCATGACCGGCACGCTGAACATGAGCGAAATCACGGCGCAGCAGGGGGCATGGCCCTGGCAATGGAACGTGGTTACCCAGCCTCTGGCCTTCATCGTGTTCATGGTCAGCATGTTCGGGGAAACCAACCGTGCGCCGTTCGATCTGGCCGAGGCCGAATCCGAACTGACCGCAGGGTTCCATACCGAATATTCCTCCATGGGATTCGGCCTCTTCTTCATGGCCGAATACGGGTACATGGTCGTGATCTGTTCCGTGTGCTCTGTACTGTTCCTCGGCGGGTTCAAGGGCCCGATCATGGACGGCTGGTGGTGGATGCTGCTCAAGACCTACGCGTTGCTGTTCGTCATGATCTGGGCGCGCTGGACATTCCCTCGCGTCCGTTTCGACCAGCTTCTGAACATCAACTGGAAATGGCTGTTGCCTCTGGCCACGTTCAATCTGCTGGCAACCGCCTTCATCATGAAGCTGTAA
- a CDS encoding NADH-quinone oxidoreductase subunit D has product MAFQNAEHISGDFYTRKFEKGKQDNTLIVNMGPQHPSTHGVLRVMLEIDGEYILRAEPVVGYLHRMHEKMGEAKTWGGFYPNLGRIDYGHALSWNWAYCGAVERLMGMEIPEKAELLRVITCELNRLTSHLLWWGAYILDLGAFTPILYAFDDREKLLDILQRPTNSRLTYAYFRVGGVKADLDDECIRKIREFIPYFRSRLPMYKNLVTDNIILRKRIEGIGIIDRDMCTRYGCTGPVIRGAGVPYDLRRSEPYSVYDRFDFEVPTQDSACSAGRYLVRMSEMEQSLRIIEQALDMLPSAEGGHLMAKAPKPAMKPPAGEAFFAVEGGRGKVGVYVVSDGSKNPYRVKLRAPGYSNLHAFAEAAQGTILADAVAILGSLDLIIPEIDR; this is encoded by the coding sequence ATGGCTTTCCAGAATGCAGAGCACATCTCGGGTGATTTCTATACCCGGAAATTCGAAAAGGGAAAGCAGGACAATACCCTTATCGTCAACATGGGGCCGCAACATCCGTCCACGCACGGCGTGTTGCGGGTCATGCTGGAGATTGACGGGGAATACATCCTGCGGGCCGAGCCCGTTGTGGGCTACCTCCATCGCATGCATGAAAAGATGGGGGAAGCCAAGACCTGGGGCGGGTTCTACCCCAACCTGGGCCGCATCGATTACGGGCATGCCCTGAGTTGGAACTGGGCGTATTGCGGGGCCGTGGAGCGGCTTATGGGGATGGAAATCCCGGAAAAGGCCGAACTGCTTCGCGTCATTACCTGCGAACTCAACCGTCTGACCTCCCACCTGCTGTGGTGGGGCGCGTATATTCTTGATCTCGGGGCCTTCACCCCGATTCTGTATGCCTTTGATGACCGGGAAAAACTGCTGGACATCCTTCAGCGCCCCACGAATTCCCGCCTGACCTACGCGTATTTCCGCGTGGGCGGGGTCAAGGCCGATCTGGATGACGAGTGCATCCGGAAGATACGGGAATTCATTCCGTATTTCAGAAGCCGTCTGCCCATGTACAAGAATCTGGTCACGGATAACATCATCCTGCGCAAACGCATCGAGGGCATTGGCATCATCGATCGCGACATGTGCACGCGCTACGGCTGTACCGGTCCCGTGATTCGGGGCGCAGGCGTGCCGTACGACCTGCGGCGCAGCGAACCGTATTCCGTGTATGACAGGTTCGACTTCGAGGTCCCGACCCAGGATTCGGCCTGCTCGGCCGGACGGTATCTGGTGCGGATGTCCGAGATGGAGCAGAGCCTGCGAATCATTGAACAGGCCTTGGACATGCTGCCTTCGGCAGAGGGCGGCCACCTCATGGCCAAGGCGCCCAAGCCCGCCATGAAGCCGCCAGCGGGTGAAGCCTTCTTCGCCGTGGAAGGCGGACGCGGCAAGGTCGGCGTCTATGTCGTGTCCGATGGTTCCAAGAATCCGTATCGGGTGAAGCTCCGTGCACCGGGATATTCCAATCTGCACGCCTTTGCCGAGGCCGCGCAGGGAACCATTCTGGCGGATGCCGTGGCCATCTTGGGCAGCCTGGACCTGATCATCCCGGAAATCGACAGGTAG
- a CDS encoding NADH-quinone oxidoreductase subunit C yields the protein MLNVLDGVATLCVTRDNPASTGHAWSVFLAPGQIVRAAEELFAEEYVLESILALDVEEGFLLVYHFNKYFVDERIAVKVLVSREDPTVPSITGIYDGAEWHEREVRDFHGVNFDGNPNLVPILLPADDFDLHPLLKDDKSRKALREVMSLGEVVTCSSEIEQLFAEEAEEEASTE from the coding sequence ATGCTGAACGTGCTGGATGGTGTCGCCACCTTGTGCGTGACCAGGGACAACCCGGCATCCACTGGCCATGCCTGGTCCGTGTTTCTGGCTCCGGGACAGATCGTCCGCGCTGCCGAGGAACTGTTTGCCGAGGAATATGTCCTCGAATCCATTCTCGCCTTGGACGTGGAGGAAGGTTTTCTCCTTGTCTATCATTTCAACAAATACTTCGTTGACGAGCGCATCGCCGTCAAGGTTCTGGTTTCCAGGGAGGACCCGACGGTTCCTTCCATTACCGGTATCTATGACGGCGCGGAATGGCACGAGCGGGAAGTGCGGGATTTCCATGGGGTGAATTTTGACGGCAATCCCAATCTGGTGCCGATTCTGCTGCCTGCGGACGATTTCGATCTGCATCCGTTGCTCAAGGACGACAAAAGCAGGAAGGCGCTTCGGGAGGTCATGAGCCTGGGCGAAGTCGTCACCTGTTCTTCGGAGATCGAACAGCTTTTTGCGGAAGAGGCCGAGGAAGAAGCCTCCACGGAATAG
- a CDS encoding NADH-quinone oxidoreductase subunit B has protein sequence MAAQDSMMQKDFLTANGSYIDQPLVNVQLAQDILDVCRAMSLWPMTFGLACCAIEMMATGMARWDMARFGAEVFRPSPRQSDVMIVAGTVTRKLAPAVVRLYEQMPAPKWVIAMGNCAISGGPFKLKENYNVVEGVDKIIPVDVYVPGCPPRPEGLLEGLFELQRKITGKRWWPVAAELEG, from the coding sequence ATGGCCGCGCAGGATTCAATGATGCAGAAGGATTTCCTCACCGCCAACGGAAGTTACATCGACCAGCCCCTGGTCAACGTCCAGCTTGCACAGGACATACTGGACGTATGCCGTGCCATGTCTTTGTGGCCCATGACCTTCGGACTTGCCTGTTGCGCCATTGAAATGATGGCCACGGGCATGGCCCGCTGGGACATGGCCCGGTTCGGAGCCGAGGTGTTCCGGCCGTCCCCTCGCCAGTCGGACGTGATGATCGTCGCCGGAACCGTGACAAGGAAGCTGGCCCCGGCCGTTGTCAGGCTCTACGAGCAGATGCCCGCGCCCAAATGGGTCATTGCCATGGGCAACTGCGCTATTTCCGGCGGTCCTTTCAAGCTCAAGGAAAACTACAATGTGGTGGAAGGCGTGGACAAGATCATCCCGGTGGATGTGTACGTGCCCGGATGTCCGCCCAGACCCGAGGGGCTGCTCGAAGGGCTGTTCGAACTGCAGCGCAAGATAACCGGCAAGCGTTGGTGGCCTGTTGCCGCCGAACTGGAGGGCTAG
- a CDS encoding NADH-quinone oxidoreductase subunit A codes for MIFSWLHFAIILFLLAGILFAVGPILLAVLLAPKARGGDIGMPYECGMRPFGGAWQQWGISYYVYALIFLAFDVDVLYLFPVSTAYASAEGWIAFVKVFIFLFFLILSVIYFWAKGVFTWPRRIQ; via the coding sequence ATGATTTTTAGTTGGCTGCATTTTGCAATTATCCTCTTTTTGCTTGCTGGTATCCTGTTTGCCGTTGGCCCAATTCTCCTTGCTGTTCTGCTTGCACCGAAAGCAAGAGGCGGAGACATTGGCATGCCGTATGAGTGCGGTATGCGTCCATTCGGCGGAGCCTGGCAGCAGTGGGGCATATCCTACTATGTATATGCTCTGATCTTCCTCGCATTTGACGTTGATGTACTTTACCTGTTCCCGGTTTCAACGGCCTATGCGTCGGCAGAAGGATGGATTGCATTCGTCAAGGTGTTTATCTTTCTGTTCTTCCTAATTCTTTCCGTCATCTACTTCTGGGCAAAAGGGGTGTTTACATGGCCGCGCAGGATTCAATGA
- a CDS encoding GGDEF domain-containing response regulator, whose translation MSKQLQKVLIVDDSQTNLALLDHLLSQEGCEIVQAKNGIEAVELVRRNDFALILLDIQMPGMNGYEAAMHIKELDRGRHVPIIFITAIYQDEENIKQGYESGAVDYMFRPVDVQALKSKVQIFLQMNQQKALLEREIEQRKAVEAQLRKAEEKYRSLFERAVEGIFQRTSDGKYLEANPALVKLLGYDSASELIGVSGSWDSIMAFEEERRAYREGLARDGLVSNFEFRARRRSGEIIWCSESSRVVPACDEHPELVEGVVEDITKRKRTELELRHLATVDSLTGIPNRHLFFDRLEHALASAKRYGVGIAVLFIDLDEFKKVNDSKGHQVGDELLRMVAERLSQRIREADTLARLGGDEFGVLLEGPDGAESASVVAGGLLEVLESPFVINGEQVCVGATIGISLYPENGRDSMTLVSRADAAMYHAKKRGGHKFGYFSECGE comes from the coding sequence ATGAGCAAACAGCTTCAGAAAGTTCTCATTGTCGACGATTCCCAGACCAATCTGGCTCTGCTGGATCACTTGCTGTCCCAGGAAGGGTGCGAGATCGTTCAGGCCAAGAACGGCATTGAGGCTGTGGAGCTGGTTCGTCGAAACGACTTTGCGCTCATTCTGCTGGATATCCAGATGCCGGGGATGAATGGCTATGAAGCTGCCATGCACATCAAGGAACTGGACCGCGGTCGTCATGTGCCCATCATCTTCATTACTGCCATTTATCAGGATGAGGAAAACATAAAGCAGGGCTACGAGTCGGGTGCCGTGGATTACATGTTTCGCCCGGTGGACGTGCAGGCCCTGAAAAGCAAGGTTCAGATTTTTCTGCAGATGAATCAGCAGAAGGCTCTGCTTGAGCGGGAGATCGAGCAGCGGAAGGCTGTCGAGGCCCAGTTGCGCAAGGCCGAGGAAAAATATCGTTCCCTGTTCGAACGCGCGGTCGAGGGAATTTTTCAACGGACATCGGATGGGAAATACCTTGAAGCCAATCCTGCGCTCGTCAAACTTCTGGGTTATGATTCCGCCTCGGAATTGATAGGGGTTTCCGGATCTTGGGATTCGATCATGGCCTTCGAGGAGGAGCGTCGTGCCTACCGTGAGGGGTTGGCGCGGGACGGTCTTGTCTCCAATTTCGAATTTCGGGCCCGGAGACGGAGTGGCGAAATCATCTGGTGTTCGGAGAGTTCCCGCGTGGTTCCGGCGTGCGACGAACATCCGGAATTGGTGGAAGGCGTTGTCGAAGACATCACCAAACGAAAGCGGACAGAGCTGGAGCTTCGCCATCTGGCGACTGTGGACAGTCTGACCGGCATTCCCAATCGGCATCTTTTCTTTGATCGTCTGGAACATGCCCTTGCTTCGGCAAAGCGATACGGCGTGGGCATTGCCGTGCTTTTCATCGATTTGGACGAGTTCAAGAAGGTCAACGATTCCAAAGGACATCAGGTTGGCGACGAATTGCTGCGCATGGTCGCCGAGCGTCTGAGCCAGCGGATCAGGGAGGCCGATACGCTGGCCCGGCTGGGTGGCGATGAGTTCGGCGTGCTGCTTGAAGGCCCGGATGGCGCGGAAAGTGCGTCCGTGGTGGCGGGCGGTCTTTTGGAAGTTCTGGAATCTCCGTTTGTCATCAATGGCGAACAGGTCTGTGTCGGTGCGACGATCGGCATCAGCCTGTATCCCGAAAACGGTCGCGACAGCATGACTCTGGTCAGTCGGGCCGATGCTGCCATGTACCACGCCAAGAAGCGCGGTGGTCACAAATTCGGCTACTTTTCCGAGTGCGGCGAATAG
- a CDS encoding 2-phosphosulfolactate phosphatase: MIVKIAECLEGARSAQGLVVVIDVYRAFSLACYAAANGAERYVAVDDVDLARDIAAQEKGVLVGERDCIRIDGFDFGNSPTEIEHEDFSGRTLVHTTSAGTQGLVAALGAGEVITGAFVNAAAVVEYVRRTEPEVVTLVAMGEAGRMRAQEDMMCAMYIKNEIENYPNSFKTLKKFLATVPGALKFFDETKDYAPERDFDLCMDLDRFDFVLKAGPRDGGGVWLRRISVA; the protein is encoded by the coding sequence ATGATCGTTAAAATAGCTGAATGTCTGGAAGGCGCTCGCAGTGCGCAAGGGCTTGTCGTTGTCATTGATGTGTACAGGGCGTTTTCCCTTGCCTGTTATGCCGCGGCCAATGGTGCGGAAAGATACGTGGCCGTGGATGACGTGGATTTGGCGCGGGATATCGCGGCGCAGGAAAAGGGCGTTCTGGTCGGAGAGCGCGATTGCATCCGAATCGATGGTTTCGATTTCGGCAATTCCCCGACCGAGATTGAGCACGAGGATTTTTCCGGCAGAACATTGGTGCATACGACCAGCGCGGGGACGCAGGGGCTGGTGGCGGCCCTGGGGGCCGGAGAGGTGATCACCGGGGCGTTTGTCAATGCCGCTGCCGTGGTCGAGTATGTTCGGCGCACCGAACCTGAAGTCGTCACTCTGGTGGCCATGGGCGAGGCCGGACGGATGCGGGCGCAGGAAGACATGATGTGCGCCATGTACATCAAGAATGAGATCGAGAACTACCCGAACAGTTTCAAGACGTTGAAAAAATTTCTGGCCACGGTTCCCGGGGCCTTGAAGTTCTTTGATGAGACCAAGGACTATGCGCCGGAGCGGGATTTCGACCTGTGCATGGATCTGGATCGGTTCGATTTCGTGCTGAAGGCGGGGCCGCGCGACGGCGGTGGAGTCTGGTTGCGCAGGATTTCCGTGGCCTGA
- a CDS encoding UDP-glucuronic acid decarboxylase family protein, producing the protein MAKKSILVTGGSGFLGSHLCERLLDMGHEVLCVDNFFTGQKANILHLVDNPYFEVLRHDVTFPLYIEVDEIYNLACPASPIHYQFDPVQTTKTSVHGAINMLGLAKRIRGKILQASTSEVYGDPEMHPQREDYWGHVNPNGLRACYDEGKRCAETLFFDYHRQHKLRIKVARIFNTYGPRMAMNDGRVVSNFIIQALQGKPITVYGKGEQTRSFCYVDDLVDGLIRLMQDTPDEFTGPMNLGNPGEFTILELAETVIAMTGSKSRIEFKPLPSDDPMQRRPDITLAKSTIGWEPRVNLEIGLRKTIEYFDAQLKAERG; encoded by the coding sequence ATGGCAAAAAAATCCATTCTCGTCACCGGCGGCAGCGGCTTTCTGGGATCCCATCTCTGCGAACGCCTTCTCGACATGGGGCATGAAGTCCTTTGCGTGGACAACTTCTTCACCGGACAGAAGGCAAACATCCTGCACCTCGTCGACAATCCGTACTTCGAGGTGTTGCGCCACGACGTGACCTTCCCGTTATATATTGAAGTGGATGAAATATACAATCTGGCCTGCCCGGCCTCACCGATCCACTATCAGTTCGATCCGGTGCAGACCACCAAGACCTCGGTGCACGGCGCCATCAACATGCTGGGGCTGGCAAAACGCATCCGGGGCAAGATTCTGCAGGCCTCGACCAGCGAAGTCTACGGCGATCCCGAAATGCATCCCCAGAGGGAAGACTACTGGGGACATGTCAATCCCAACGGATTACGCGCATGCTACGATGAAGGCAAACGATGCGCCGAAACCCTTTTCTTCGACTACCACCGCCAACACAAGCTGCGCATCAAGGTGGCCAGAATCTTCAATACCTACGGACCGCGGATGGCCATGAACGATGGCCGGGTCGTCTCGAACTTCATCATTCAGGCCCTGCAGGGCAAACCCATCACGGTCTACGGCAAGGGAGAGCAGACCCGCAGTTTCTGCTATGTCGACGACCTTGTCGACGGACTGATCCGTCTCATGCAGGACACTCCGGACGAATTCACCGGCCCCATGAATCTGGGCAACCCCGGCGAGTTCACCATTCTCGAACTGGCGGAAACCGTAATTGCCATGACCGGATCGAAATCCAGAATCGAATTCAAGCCGTTGCCTTCGGATGATCCCATGCAACGCCGCCCGGACATCACCCTGGCCAAATCAACCATAGGCTGGGAGCCCCGAGTGAATCTGGAAATCGGGCTTCGCAAGACCATCGAATATTTCGATGCGCAGCTCAAAGCCGAACGCGGCTAG